The following coding sequences are from one Streptococcus sp. NPS 308 window:
- a CDS encoding ABC transporter ATP-binding protein, which yields MTALIEMTQVTKTYGEGKMKVVALHETNFQLNVGEFVAIVGPSGSGKTTFLTTLGQLQEASSGKILVKGKETSSLTEKEKTDLRFREFGFILQASNLIPFLTVKEQLDLIDRLDKGENSKSDRKELFELLDLEKVKDHYPKALSGGERQRAAIARALYNNPSIVLADEPTASLDTQRAYQVTEMLAAIAHEQGRGVVMITHDTRLLDKVDRIYVMNDGHLVEKIHA from the coding sequence ATGACAGCATTGATTGAAATGACTCAAGTGACAAAAACCTACGGGGAAGGAAAGATGAAAGTTGTAGCCCTGCATGAGACGAATTTTCAGCTAAATGTGGGAGAGTTCGTAGCTATCGTTGGGCCTTCTGGCTCTGGTAAGACAACGTTTCTAACAACTCTTGGACAACTTCAGGAAGCATCGAGTGGAAAGATTCTAGTCAAGGGGAAGGAAACAAGCAGTTTAACGGAGAAGGAAAAAACAGATCTCCGTTTTAGAGAGTTTGGTTTCATTCTTCAGGCTTCAAACCTAATTCCTTTTCTAACGGTCAAAGAACAGCTGGATTTGATTGACAGACTGGATAAGGGAGAAAATAGTAAAAGTGACCGAAAAGAGCTCTTTGAGTTGTTGGATTTGGAAAAAGTAAAAGATCATTATCCAAAGGCCCTATCGGGTGGCGAACGTCAACGTGCGGCAATAGCTAGAGCGCTCTATAACAATCCAAGCATCGTACTTGCAGATGAGCCAACGGCCAGTCTGGATACCCAGCGTGCCTACCAAGTAACGGAGATGTTGGCTGCCATTGCCCACGAACAAGGTAGAGGAGTTGTTATGATTACTCATGATACACGTCTTCTTGATAAGGTTGACCGTATTTATGTTATGAATGATGGACACCTAGTAGAAAAAATACATGCATAA
- a CDS encoding ABC transporter permease has translation MYLAIKEIVRNKLRYSLILTTIFLIAFMVFFMTSLALGLVRNNRAAIDNWQATGVVLSDYANDNLTASFIPEKDYKNKSSEEAAPLGYMFAVTNLVDGSEKVNVSIFALDWDAFISPSLTEGRYPEGDDEVVVDQSFENYGMKLGDAIQLNGSESGYKIVGLTQGNKFFTEPVVFTSLATYWTLQGTLKANRSISALVLKNDIEVAGYGLKQISIPKMISKIPGYTPQVNVFSGMILAMIVITGLIVGIFVYIITIQKLGLYGIMRAQGIQIKTIVWSLFCQIFLLAGMGIALALLAIGGVISVLPATFFFYPSWIAYSVLSLVISLMALLGGVISLPRLLKVDPITAIAE, from the coding sequence ATGTATCTTGCTATCAAAGAAATAGTACGAAACAAACTTCGATATAGTTTGATTCTAACTACCATTTTTCTTATCGCTTTTATGGTCTTTTTTATGACCAGTCTAGCTCTTGGTCTTGTGCGAAACAACCGAGCCGCTATTGATAATTGGCAAGCAACGGGTGTCGTTTTATCCGACTACGCAAATGATAATTTGACAGCATCTTTTATTCCTGAAAAGGACTACAAGAATAAGAGTTCTGAAGAGGCTGCTCCATTGGGCTATATGTTTGCTGTAACCAATCTAGTCGATGGTAGTGAAAAGGTCAATGTTTCCATCTTTGCTCTAGACTGGGACGCTTTTATCTCTCCTAGTTTGACGGAGGGTCGTTATCCTGAAGGAGATGATGAGGTTGTCGTGGATCAGTCTTTTGAGAACTATGGGATGAAGCTAGGTGATGCCATTCAGCTTAATGGAAGCGAGTCAGGTTACAAGATCGTAGGCTTGACTCAAGGAAATAAATTTTTCACTGAGCCTGTTGTCTTTACGAGTCTGGCAACTTATTGGACCTTACAAGGAACCTTGAAAGCCAATCGTTCTATCTCTGCCTTGGTATTGAAAAATGACATAGAAGTGGCTGGGTATGGTCTGAAACAGATTTCCATTCCAAAAATGATATCGAAAATTCCTGGCTACACACCTCAGGTGAATGTATTTTCAGGAATGATTCTTGCTATGATTGTTATCACAGGCTTGATTGTGGGGATTTTTGTTTATATCATTACCATCCAAAAACTAGGTCTTTATGGAATAATGCGAGCTCAAGGGATACAGATCAAAACCATTGTATGGTCTCTGTTCTGTCAAATCTTCCTCCTAGCTGGTATGGGGATTGCTTTAGCCCTGCTGGCAATCGGAGGAGTGATTTCAGTCTTACCAGCTACCTTTTTTTTCTATCCAAGTTGGATAGCCTACTCGGTCCTAAGTTTGGTAATTTCCTTGATGGCCCTTCTAGGTGGTGTCATTTCACTTCCACGCTTGCTAAAGGTGGACCCGATTACTGCGATTGCAGAGTGA
- a CDS encoding DUF3270 domain-containing protein, with amino-acid sequence MSARKLEAYEFEQAPESKQTPLYQDYTPEAPVGPNLKEILFFVNIACFCIFMALFSFIFLALKFNTALSFIAAMATSFALLQLQRKIMKRKFSK; translated from the coding sequence ATGTCCGCAAGAAAACTAGAAGCTTATGAGTTTGAACAAGCTCCCGAATCAAAACAAACTCCGCTTTACCAAGATTACACACCTGAAGCCCCAGTTGGCCCTAACCTAAAAGAGATTTTATTTTTTGTAAATATCGCTTGTTTCTGTATTTTTATGGCACTCTTTAGTTTTATCTTTTTAGCCTTAAAATTTAATACAGCTTTATCATTTATCGCTGCTATGGCAACAAGCTTCGCACTTTTACAACTTCAACGAAAGATAATGAAACGAAAATTTTCAAAATAA
- a CDS encoding sensor histidine kinase, whose translation MFNKLKKTWYADDFSYFIRNFGVFTLIFSAMTLIILQVMHSSLYTSVDEKLQALSSSPQAVIQLALNRATEEVKDIQTATADASKAEIKPNVSSNTEVLLFDKDFNQLLLGNRFLGLDKIKLDKKELNHIRQIQVFNSYGQEETYRMVLMETNSSTVSSNVKYAAVLINTSQLEQISQNHEHLIVVVMASFWLLSLIASVYLARVSVKPLLESMQKQKSFVENASHELRTPLAVLQNRLENLFRKPEATIMESSESIASSLEEVRNMRFLTTNLLNLARRDDGIKPEIAEVSPQFFKTTFANYELIAYENDRVFNYENRIYRPFMTDQLLLKQLMTILFDNAIKYTEEDGKIEFVVYATDRHLYLTVTDNGIGISAADKKKIFDRFYRVDKARTRQKGGFGLGLSLAKQIVDALRGTISVKDNKPRGTIFEVKIAIQSPSKRKNK comes from the coding sequence ATGTTCAATAAATTAAAAAAAACATGGTACGCAGATGATTTCAGCTATTTCATTCGAAATTTCGGAGTGTTCACCTTGATTTTCTCTGCTATGACCTTGATTATCCTTCAGGTCATGCACTCGAGTCTCTATACTTCTGTAGATGAAAAACTACAAGCCCTTAGTAGTAGTCCTCAAGCGGTCATTCAGTTAGCCCTGAATCGGGCAACTGAGGAAGTCAAGGATATTCAAACAGCAACAGCGGATGCCAGCAAGGCTGAAATCAAGCCCAATGTTAGCTCCAATACAGAAGTTTTGCTTTTTGACAAGGATTTTAACCAACTCTTACTGGGCAATCGCTTTTTAGGCTTGGACAAGATCAAACTGGACAAGAAAGAGTTGAATCATATTCGGCAAATCCAAGTTTTCAACAGCTATGGTCAGGAAGAAACCTATCGAATGGTCTTGATGGAAACCAACTCTTCCACCGTATCAAGTAATGTCAAATATGCGGCGGTTCTAATCAATACCAGCCAGCTTGAGCAAATCAGCCAAAATCACGAGCATTTAATTGTTGTAGTCATGGCTAGTTTCTGGCTCCTGTCTTTAATTGCCAGTGTTTACCTGGCACGTGTCAGTGTCAAACCCTTGCTGGAAAGCATGCAAAAGCAGAAGTCCTTTGTTGAAAATGCTAGTCACGAACTGAGAACGCCTTTAGCCGTTTTACAAAATCGCTTAGAGAATCTCTTTCGAAAACCAGAGGCAACCATCATGGAATCCAGCGAAAGTATTGCTTCCAGTCTTGAAGAAGTTCGCAACATGCGTTTCCTTACGACCAATCTTCTCAACCTTGCACGTCGAGATGATGGAATCAAACCAGAAATAGCAGAAGTTTCTCCACAATTCTTTAAAACAACCTTTGCCAACTATGAGTTGATTGCCTATGAAAATGATCGTGTTTTCAACTATGAAAATCGAATTTATCGTCCATTCATGACCGATCAGTTGCTCCTAAAACAACTCATGACCATTTTATTTGACAATGCCATCAAGTATACCGAAGAAGATGGGAAAATTGAGTTTGTAGTCTATGCTACAGATCGCCACCTCTATCTTACAGTAACGGATAACGGAATTGGAATTTCAGCTGCTGACAAGAAGAAAATCTTTGACCGATTTTACCGTGTAGACAAGGCAAGAACTCGTCAGAAAGGTGGCTTTGGTTTGGGACTTTCTTTGGCTAAGCAGATTGTTGATGCCTTACGAGGAACGATTAGCGTAAAAGATAACAAACCTAGAGGAACAATTTTTGAAGTTAAGATTGCTATTCAATCTCCTTCAAAACGAAAGAATAAATAA
- the ciaR gene encoding two-component system response regulator CiaR — MIKILLVEDDLGLSNSVFDFLDDFADVMQVFDGEEGLYEAESGVYDLILLDLMLPEKNGFQVLKELREKGITTPVLIMTAKESLDDKGHGFELGADDYLTKPFYLEELKMRIQALLKRSGKFNENTLTYGDVIVNLSTNEVKVEDTPVELLGKEFELLVYFLQNQNVILPKTQIFDRLWGFDSDTTISVVEVYVSKVRKKLKGTAFAENLQTLRSVGYILKDVQ, encoded by the coding sequence ATGATAAAAATCTTATTAGTAGAAGATGACCTAGGTCTGTCAAACTCAGTATTTGACTTTTTAGATGATTTTGCAGATGTCATGCAGGTCTTTGATGGAGAAGAAGGTCTCTACGAAGCAGAAAGTGGCGTCTATGACTTGATTTTGCTTGACCTGATGTTGCCGGAAAAAAATGGTTTCCAAGTCTTGAAAGAGTTGCGAGAAAAAGGAATCACGACACCAGTCCTTATCATGACCGCCAAGGAAAGTTTGGATGACAAGGGACATGGTTTTGAGTTGGGAGCGGATGACTATCTCACCAAACCTTTCTACCTAGAAGAACTCAAAATGCGGATTCAAGCCCTTCTCAAGCGTTCAGGTAAGTTTAATGAAAACACCTTGACCTATGGGGATGTTATCGTCAATCTTTCAACGAATGAAGTAAAAGTGGAAGATACTCCTGTGGAACTGCTCGGAAAAGAGTTTGAGTTATTGGTTTACTTCCTTCAAAATCAAAATGTCATTCTTCCCAAGACACAGATTTTTGACCGTCTATGGGGATTTGATAGCGATACGACGATTTCCGTTGTAGAAGTCTATGTCTCAAAAGTTCGTAAGAAATTGAAGGGAACAGCATTTGCTGAAAATCTTCAAACCTTGCGTAGTGTCGGGTATATTTTAAAAGATGTTCAATAA
- a CDS encoding M1 family metallopeptidase, producing MQAVEHFITQFVPEHYDLFLDLSRETKTFSGKVTITGQAKSERISLHQKDLEIASVKVAGQARPFTVDHENEALHVELAEAGQVELVIAFSGKITDNMTGIYPSYYTVDGAKKEVLSTQFESHFAREAFPCVDEPEAKATFDLALRFDQAEGEVALSNMPEIDVENRKETGIWKFETTPRMSSYLLAFVAGDLQGVTAKTKNGTLVGVYSTKAHPLSNLDFSLDIAVRSIEFYEDYYGVKYPIPQSLHIALPDFSAGAMENWGLVTYREVYLVVDENSTFASRQQVALVVAHELAHQWFGNLVTMKWWDDLWLNESFANMMEYVCVDAIEPSWNIFEDFQTGGVPAALKRDATDGVQSVHVEVKHPDEINTLFDGAIVYAKGSRLMHMLRRWLGDADFAKGLHAYFEKHQYGNTIGRDLWNALGQASGRDVAAFMDSWLEQPGYPVLTVKVENDVLKISQKQFFIGEHEDKNRLWVVPLNSNWKGLPDTLETESIEIPGYAALLAENEGALRLNTENTAHYITDYQGNLLEAVLAELETLDNTSKLQIVQERRLLAEAGHISYADLLPVLDKLAKEESYLVVSAVSQVIAALERFIDEGTATEKAFNSLVAKLARHNYDRLGFEAKDGESDEDELVRQLAVSMMIRSNDAEASQLASQIFAAHKDNLAGLPAAIRAQVLINEMKHHETKDLVATYLDLYTHATDAVFKRQLSAALAYSTDADNIQTLIGSWKDKFVVKPQDLSSWYLQFLGHKATQETVWVWARENWDWIKAALGGDMSFDSFVIFPSHIFKTEQRLAEYKAFFEPQLSDLALSRNIKMGIKDIAARVDLIKREKAAVEAVVAQYAKA from the coding sequence ATGCAAGCAGTTGAACATTTTATTACGCAATTTGTTCCTGAACATTATGATTTATTCTTAGACTTGAGTCGTGAGACCAAGACCTTTTCTGGGAAGGTGACCATCACTGGTCAAGCCAAGAGTGAACGTATTTCCCTTCACCAAAAGGACTTGGAAATAGCTTCTGTAAAAGTTGCGGGTCAAGCTCGCCCATTTACAGTTGATCATGAAAATGAAGCCCTTCATGTCGAATTGGCTGAGGCTGGTCAAGTTGAATTAGTCATCGCTTTTTCAGGAAAAATCACAGATAACATGACAGGGATTTACCCTTCTTACTACACAGTGGATGGTGCCAAGAAGGAAGTCTTGTCTACGCAGTTCGAGAGCCACTTTGCGCGTGAAGCCTTCCCATGTGTGGATGAGCCAGAAGCCAAAGCAACCTTTGATCTCGCTCTTCGCTTTGACCAGGCAGAAGGTGAAGTTGCCTTGTCAAACATGCCTGAGATTGATGTGGAAAACCGCAAGGAAACAGGCATCTGGAAGTTCGAGACAACACCTCGCATGTCTTCTTACTTGTTGGCTTTTGTAGCTGGTGACTTGCAAGGGGTTACTGCTAAAACTAAAAATGGTACCCTCGTAGGTGTCTACTCGACCAAAGCACATCCACTATCAAACCTTGATTTCTCATTGGACATCGCCGTTCGTTCGATTGAGTTTTACGAAGATTACTACGGAGTTAAATATCCAATCCCTCAATCTCTTCATATCGCCCTCCCTGACTTCTCAGCGGGTGCAATGGAAAACTGGGGTCTGGTAACCTACCGTGAAGTATACTTGGTTGTGGATGAGAACTCAACCTTTGCTAGCCGTCAACAAGTTGCCCTAGTTGTAGCGCATGAGTTGGCTCACCAATGGTTTGGAAACCTCGTGACTATGAAATGGTGGGATGACCTTTGGCTCAATGAAAGCTTCGCTAACATGATGGAATACGTCTGTGTGGATGCCATCGAGCCAAGTTGGAATATTTTTGAAGATTTCCAAACAGGTGGTGTTCCAGCGGCACTTAAACGCGATGCGACGGATGGTGTTCAGTCTGTCCATGTTGAAGTTAAACACCCAGATGAAATCAATACCCTCTTTGACGGCGCTATCGTCTATGCCAAAGGAAGCCGTCTCATGCACATGCTTCGACGTTGGCTAGGAGATGCTGATTTCGCTAAAGGCTTGCATGCTTACTTTGAAAAGCACCAATATGGAAATACCATTGGTCGTGACCTTTGGAATGCTCTCGGACAAGCTTCAGGACGTGATGTTGCTGCCTTCATGGATTCTTGGTTGGAACAACCTGGTTATCCAGTTCTCACTGTCAAAGTTGAAAATGACGTCTTGAAGATTTCGCAAAAACAATTCTTTATCGGTGAGCACGAAGACAAGAACCGTCTCTGGGTTGTACCACTGAACAGCAACTGGAAAGGCTTGCCAGATACACTTGAAACTGAAAGTATCGAAATCCCTGGCTACGCCGCTCTTCTTGCTGAAAATGAAGGAGCTCTTCGTCTCAACACTGAAAATACTGCCCACTATATTACCGACTATCAAGGAAACTTATTAGAAGCTGTTCTTGCTGAGCTAGAGACACTTGATAACACAAGCAAACTGCAAATTGTTCAAGAACGTCGTTTGTTGGCTGAGGCAGGTCATATTTCTTATGCTGATTTGCTCCCAGTCCTTGATAAACTTGCTAAGGAAGAGTCTTACCTTGTTGTTTCAGCTGTTTCTCAAGTGATTGCTGCTCTTGAGCGCTTTATTGATGAAGGAACAGCAACTGAGAAAGCCTTTAACAGTCTGGTTGCTAAATTGGCTCGTCATAACTATGACCGTCTTGGTTTTGAAGCCAAAGATGGAGAATCAGATGAGGATGAATTGGTTCGTCAGTTGGCCGTTTCTATGATGATTCGTTCCAATGATGCAGAAGCTAGTCAACTTGCTAGCCAAATCTTTGCAGCTCACAAGGATAATCTTGCAGGCCTTCCAGCAGCCATCCGTGCTCAAGTTCTCATCAATGAGATGAAACACCATGAGACCAAGGATTTGGTCGCAACTTATCTGGACCTCTACACTCATGCGACAGATGCTGTCTTCAAACGTCAGCTGTCAGCGGCTCTTGCATACAGTACAGATGCCGACAATATCCAAACCCTGATTGGCTCATGGAAAGATAAATTTGTAGTGAAACCACAAGACCTTTCTTCATGGTACCTCCAATTCCTCGGACACAAAGCTACCCAAGAAACTGTTTGGGTTTGGGCGCGTGAAAACTGGGATTGGATCAAGGCAGCCCTTGGTGGAGATATGAGCTTTGATAGCTTTGTCATCTTCCCATCGCATATCTTTAAAACAGAGCAACGCTTGGCAGAATACAAGGCCTTCTTTGAGCCACAACTTTCTGACCTTGCTCTTAGCCGTAATATCAAGATGGGAATCAAGGATATCGCAGCGCGTGTTGACTTGATTAAGCGTGAGAAAGCAGCAGTTGAAGCTGTTGTAGCCCAATATGCTAAAGCTTAA
- a CDS encoding ASCH domain-containing protein: protein MTPQEMWNAYKKINPSIGDEIDAWAFGVEADLLADLVLKGEKTATASAYDLYAVDNEPLPQEGTFDVILDSQNQAVCIVEITKVSVQPFNQVSAEHAFKEGEGDKSLAYWRQVHEDCFAEWLREAGLTFTPDSKVVLEEFRKVYPL from the coding sequence ATGACACCGCAAGAAATGTGGAATGCATACAAGAAAATCAACCCCTCGATTGGAGATGAGATAGATGCCTGGGCTTTTGGAGTGGAAGCCGATCTCTTGGCAGATTTGGTTTTAAAAGGTGAAAAGACGGCAACTGCATCAGCCTATGATCTTTATGCAGTTGATAACGAACCCCTTCCACAAGAAGGGACCTTCGATGTTATTTTAGACAGTCAAAATCAGGCTGTCTGCATTGTCGAAATTACTAAGGTTTCCGTTCAGCCTTTCAATCAAGTTTCTGCTGAACATGCCTTTAAGGAAGGGGAAGGTGACAAATCCCTAGCCTATTGGCGTCAGGTTCATGAGGACTGTTTCGCCGAGTGGCTGAGAGAGGCAGGACTAACTTTTACGCCTGACAGCAAGGTTGTTTTAGAAGAATTTCGTAAAGTCTACCCACTGTAG
- a CDS encoding DUF4304 domain-containing protein has translation MKEAKELFLKNGFSRLKRTYNYYKINHDFYTVIYFQRKSDGSAYFVNVGLHPLFLESGLLEEVDCALRTRLCSIDNRNGMDQAELEKAVQEVIDFTAQYSSYPTVFSSIEPEKDIDKDWLLKQFSITKVNLCRLYVEYYDAIDSKKLALDFANYGLSITPKVASVPKNFFKTYIRSGEIIKTTY, from the coding sequence ATGAAAGAGGCCAAAGAACTCTTCCTAAAAAATGGCTTTTCGCGACTAAAGCGAACCTATAACTATTATAAAATTAATCATGATTTTTATACGGTCATCTATTTTCAACGAAAATCAGATGGTAGTGCCTATTTCGTGAATGTTGGCCTTCATCCTCTCTTTCTGGAATCGGGACTTTTAGAAGAAGTGGATTGTGCTTTAAGAACTCGATTATGTTCTATCGATAATAGAAATGGCATGGATCAAGCTGAATTGGAAAAGGCTGTCCAAGAGGTCATCGATTTTACTGCTCAGTATTCATCATATCCAACCGTATTTTCGAGCATAGAACCCGAGAAGGATATTGATAAGGATTGGTTGTTAAAACAATTCTCTATCACCAAAGTGAACTTATGCAGATTGTATGTTGAGTATTATGATGCAATCGATTCTAAGAAGCTAGCTTTAGATTTTGCAAACTATGGCTTATCCATTACACCTAAGGTTGCCTCTGTACCTAAAAACTTCTTTAAAACCTATATTCGTTCGGGAGAAATAATCAAAACTACTTATTAG
- a CDS encoding DUF4304 domain-containing protein — protein MKHAKEIFSKYGYSRLNRTNNYYKVQKDFYTVIYFQRKSDGTAYFVNIGIHPLFLDSGLLEEVDCALRTRLGFIDNRNGMDQAELEKAVREAIDFTAQFSSYPTVFSSIDPEKDLEKDWLLNQFSITKVNLCRLYVEYYDSIDSKKLALDFANYGLSITPKVASVPKNFFKTYIRSGEIIKTTY, from the coding sequence ATGAAGCATGCGAAAGAAATATTCTCAAAGTATGGTTACTCTCGACTCAATCGTACAAATAACTATTACAAGGTACAGAAAGATTTTTACACGGTCATCTATTTTCAACGAAAATCAGATGGGACTGCCTATTTCGTGAATATTGGCATTCATCCCCTCTTCCTGGACTCGGGACTGTTAGAAGAAGTGGATTGTGCTTTAAGGACTCGATTAGGTTTTATCGATAATAGAAATGGCATGGATCAAGCTGAATTGGAAAAGGCTGTGCGAGAGGCTATCGATTTTACTGCTCAGTTTTCATCGTATCCTACCGTATTTTCGAGCATAGATCCCGAGAAGGATCTTGAGAAGGATTGGTTGTTAAATCAATTCTCTATTACCAAAGTGAACTTATGCAGATTGTATGTTGAGTATTATGATTCAATCGATTCTAAGAAGCTTGCTTTAGATTTTGCAAACTATGGCTTATCCATTACACCTAAGGTTGCCTCTGTACCTAAAAACTTCTTTAAAACCTATATTCGTTCGGGAGAAATAATCAAAACTACTTATTAG
- a CDS encoding Imm50 family immunity protein gives MKWFEKAVGKEKIIHLFDGDLDLNNVFLDTVLCYDYKLDLVLYVFDFPTNFPEKWQKSAFNAIKINLEFFNLDEIHFYSKGIHKVKGQVELIFLENKVQFDFINNNGVLLTGISDIVRIAEINPLKIDS, from the coding sequence GTGAAATGGTTTGAAAAAGCAGTGGGTAAGGAAAAGATTATTCATTTGTTTGATGGTGATTTGGACTTGAATAATGTATTTCTTGATACTGTATTATGTTACGATTACAAATTAGATCTTGTCCTTTATGTATTTGATTTCCCAACTAATTTCCCTGAAAAGTGGCAGAAAAGTGCATTCAATGCCATAAAAATTAATTTAGAGTTTTTTAATTTAGATGAAATCCATTTTTATTCTAAGGGGATTCATAAGGTTAAAGGTCAAGTAGAACTCATTTTTTTAGAAAATAAGGTTCAATTTGACTTTATAAATAATAATGGTGTCCTTCTAACAGGGATTTCTGATATAGTTCGAATTGCAGAGATAAATCCCTTAAAAATTGATTCCTAG
- a CDS encoding Imm26 family immunity protein, whose product MQKKLPQIKILEWNEKPRTKLRFIKIGDIFCYQFSEEMFVFGQILGKVNVGHVIQFFNIFQASPTITVEELSRAQFIGKPIIVDSFTLFDRSPVWSWQIIGHQADFDPSPFNDLAFKWGDPNGLHFGKVWLDGRREPKIFSREEVEDLDWEACVGSIVYNRILEEELDKQMK is encoded by the coding sequence ATGCAGAAAAAATTGCCCCAGATAAAGATTCTTGAGTGGAATGAAAAGCCAAGAACAAAACTTCGATTTATTAAAATTGGTGATATTTTTTGCTATCAATTTTCGGAGGAAATGTTTGTATTTGGTCAAATCCTTGGAAAAGTGAATGTTGGTCATGTCATCCAATTTTTCAATATCTTTCAAGCAAGTCCTACTATAACAGTTGAAGAGCTAAGTCGTGCTCAATTTATAGGTAAGCCCATCATTGTAGATTCCTTCACCTTGTTTGATCGAAGTCCAGTATGGTCTTGGCAGATAATTGGTCACCAAGCGGATTTTGATCCAAGCCCTTTTAATGATTTAGCCTTTAAGTGGGGAGACCCAAATGGTCTTCACTTTGGGAAGGTCTGGCTAGACGGTAGGCGGGAACCTAAGATTTTTTCTAGGGAAGAAGTTGAGGACCTAGACTGGGAAGCCTGTGTCGGAAGTATAGTTTATAACAGAATATTGGAAGAAGAACTGGACAAGCAAATGAAATAA
- a CDS encoding immunity protein: MTGNIDELVKENGFCVVPSEEKIFSFDEILFNLFAYLEDYSKMGFSFIKTEQELVELRKGSEKYSLFGQCFLGAFVIGEKEQIFLLCNQEGREVFQEDRVFVNSSLQAFNSSYSLFLSSIFLLKAKFYEIEQDAVEEIAANLNDQVLALEEPLEQELPFWEHMAYLIEDDGIVLRDDLCHILNKEQ, from the coding sequence ATGACTGGGAATATCGATGAATTAGTGAAAGAGAACGGTTTTTGTGTGGTGCCTTCAGAGGAGAAAATCTTTAGTTTTGATGAGATTCTTTTCAACCTCTTTGCTTATTTAGAAGATTATTCCAAAATGGGATTTTCTTTTATCAAAACTGAACAGGAGCTGGTGGAACTTAGGAAAGGTTCTGAAAAGTACAGTCTTTTTGGGCAATGTTTTTTAGGTGCTTTTGTGATTGGAGAAAAAGAGCAGATCTTTTTGCTTTGCAATCAAGAAGGAAGAGAAGTTTTTCAAGAAGATAGAGTTTTTGTCAATTCTTCCTTGCAAGCTTTTAATTCTTCTTATTCGCTCTTTCTATCAAGCATCTTTCTTTTGAAAGCGAAGTTTTATGAGATTGAGCAAGATGCAGTCGAAGAGATTGCGGCAAACTTGAATGATCAAGTACTTGCCTTGGAAGAACCCCTTGAACAAGAATTGCCCTTCTGGGAGCACATGGCCTATCTGATAGAAGACGATGGAATTGTTCTAAGAGATGATCTATGTCATATCTTAAATAAAGAGCAGTAG
- a CDS encoding DUF7716 domain-containing protein — protein sequence MRKYLERSLEQIIEQVRVDKLSSDDFCLYAKEDGELTLNSLYWVSNYPDVVEDRDVYPTEVAEQNLQLVYYGEQLIDVLTVALEEKPDASLQNLVDALNYYNQHDNFMPFND from the coding sequence ATGCGTAAATATTTAGAACGTTCACTTGAGCAGATTATCGAGCAGGTGCGTGTGGACAAGTTATCATCAGATGATTTTTGTCTCTATGCCAAGGAGGATGGAGAACTAACACTTAATAGCCTATATTGGGTATCAAATTATCCAGATGTCGTGGAAGACCGTGATGTCTACCCGACAGAAGTGGCGGAACAAAACCTCCAGCTAGTCTACTATGGAGAGCAGTTGATTGATGTTCTCACCGTAGCGCTCGAAGAAAAGCCAGATGCAAGTCTCCAAAACTTGGTTGATGCTTTGAATTATTATAATCAGCACGATAATTTTATGCCCTTTAATGATTAG